The following coding sequences lie in one Petrotoga miotherma DSM 10691 genomic window:
- a CDS encoding transposase, translating to MHIKTNISNGKIEGMNSKLRGFTKRAFGFKTLKNLKITIFIALGKLNLTPA from the coding sequence TTGCACATAAAAACGAATATCTCTAACGGTAAAATAGAAGGTATGAACTCTAAACTTAGAGGATTTACTAAAAGGGCTTTTGGTTTTAAAACATTAAAGAATTTAAAAATCACTATCTTTATTGCCCTTGGTAAACTTAATTTAACTCCAGCTTAA
- a CDS encoding SPASM domain-containing protein has product MENVMIVPVISKDPTLALPNRDFFIVDEYQTAINSYQNGNKQEIDSVERLANQVLNAPPTCLYCGSGITEFVVDSEGDVFPCQLLVSNKNFLIGNVYDTKEKLRQLLITSKQKYSKIFDKTKDNECQNCFLQFFCRGCPIAPYLLGNSMHIPHESCQLLKEVVKNSILIKAEKDFVESNS; this is encoded by the coding sequence TTGGAAAACGTAATGATTGTTCCTGTTATATCAAAAGATCCAACATTAGCTCTTCCTAATAGAGATTTTTTTATAGTTGATGAATATCAAACTGCAATAAATTCCTACCAGAACGGGAACAAACAAGAAATTGATTCAGTAGAACGTCTTGCGAATCAGGTATTAAATGCACCACCAACCTGCCTTTATTGTGGCAGTGGAATCACAGAATTTGTAGTTGATTCAGAAGGAGATGTTTTTCCTTGCCAATTATTGGTTAGTAACAAAAACTTTTTGATTGGAAATGTATATGATACCAAAGAAAAATTGAGACAACTTTTGATTACTTCCAAACAAAAATATAGTAAAATATTTGATAAGACTAAAGATAACGAATGTCAGAACTGCTTTTTACAATTTTTTTGTCGAGGATGTCCTATTGCCCCTTATCTCTTGGGAAACAGTATGCATATACCTCATGAAAGCTGTCAATTGCTTAAGGAAGTTGTTAAAAATTCTATTTTAATAAAAGCCGAAAAAGACTTTGTTGAATCAAACTCTTAA